TCTCGCCTTCTTTTACAATTCGCATTTCTAAATCGCGAATTTCTTGAATTGCAGAAACCGCTTCGGGCGAGACAAATCCAAAATCCACTTCACCATTTTTTATCCATTCCGAAATCAAAGAATAATCACCTTGATGAAATAAAAATTGCACCTTCGGATATTTTTCTTGAAAACCTTTGATGAGTTTTGGCTTCCAATGACAAGTGATCGAAGAAATTGTTCCGACTCGAATAATTCCGGTTTCAAGTCCTTTGATTTCGTTTGCCTTTTCTTGCATCGCGCGATATTGCAAAATCGAGCGTTCAATATACGGATAAAGTTCTTCGCCTTCGTGCGTTAATTTGACGCCATTTCGGCTTCGCATTAAAAGTTTAATTCCGAGTTCACTTTCCAAAGACGCAATCATTTGACTAATCGAAGATTGCGTGTGATAAAGCGCATAAGCAGCTTTTGAAAAACTGCCCAGTTCTAAAATTTTTTGTAAAGCTAAGTAGCGTAGCATCTCGGAAAATTACTTTTTTGATTTTTCAATAATTTTGGAAAGAATATCGCGAACAGAAACTTCGTAAGGTTCAAATTCTTTCACATTCTTTTCGGTTATCCATAATTGACCTTCGCCATTATTTCCGCGATGTTGCCCTTTTGAATAATACTTATGATTTTGGACTTCGTCATTTGATAAAACCCAATAGCGAATTTTATCGGTCCATACGCCAATCCATACAAATACATCGCAACAAGAAGGTTTAATTTGTTGAAAATTCATATCAAATGATTTTTTAGAATGAGAAGAAAGCGCTTTCATCACTAAAGGTTCTTTGCTGTCTTTGTCCACCGCTCGCGAAGCTTTGACTTCAATTTTAATTCCTTCGTACCAGAAATCATATTCTCCAGAATAATTTTTGTCTAATGATTTTTTTGGCTTTTGCAATTCTGGAACAATTACATTTAGATGATTTTGTGCCCAAGTTTCTCCAAAAGTTCTTGGGGCGGTAATTTCAAAAATGTATAAATATTTATTTCGGTCTAAATATTCGTTTCGAATGTCTAAGTATTGTTCTAAGGAGATCGTTTTTGAATCAATTAAATGAGTGATAATGTATTCAAATTTATTGAATGGATAAATAGAATATAGATGCTCTAAAAAGTCATCGTTTAAGTCGGATTTGTTTTTATAATTTTTGTTAATTTTTTGAATTTGTGCGTTCAATTCTTTAGTTAAAATTTCCATAGACTGTTTCCTTGATATAGTTAATTTGTTCTTGATTTAATTTGTAAAAAGCAAATATAAAATTATCAATTTCGGATATTTTTGAATCATTTCCATTTAGAATTTCATCGACAAATTTTGCTAAAGTTTTATCGTCTTTCTCTGAAATTTCAGGGAAAGGCAACTGCATTAAATTTCCTTTTAAAATTTTGATTCCACCAAAAAGTTTCAAATATAAAAATTGAAATAATGATGAATTTAAAAATGCCATCACCGTTTTTATGCTCATGTGTGGCACATTGGGAATTAAAATATTTGCACTATTCAAAAATAAACTTTGAGAATTATCATAAGCAAATACGAGTTTTTTAGAAATAAATTTATAGACGATTTTTTCTTTTGCTCTATAAATTTCATCTTTAGCAACTTGCTGTAATTCACCTCGATTGTAAATGATATATTTTTTTGCAGGCTTTAAAAGATAAGCTTGAATTTCTTTTCCTGTGTAAATTTTTTCGGAACCTTGAAACCATTCATCTTTCAATTTATCGTGATTTCCACCTGTTACAATTCCCAAAGCCCAAATGCTGTCGTTTAAAAAATAGTGTCCTTTTTCTTTTGCTACGCACACGATTTCTGCGTCAAAATTTGAGAGTAAATTGAAAACATAGTTTTCGGTTGTTGTAAATGTTTTAACTTTTACAATTCGTTTTTCATTATTTTGAAAAACTTCAATCGTTTCTTGAGCGGGAGTATTTTTACATTCAATATCAACATATTTTGTAACAACGCCAGAAAAGGAGTTCCCGTAAATGGTGATGCTAGAAAGACAAGTGTGGTTTAAAATAAATTTTCGAATATCTTGATGAACTTTTACATTTAAAATGGCTTCGGGAAATAGAAAACGAATAATTCCATCTTTTTTTAATTGACTGAATGCTTTTACAAAGAAACAGGAAAATGTTTCTTTTGACGTAATTTCAAATTCTTCACAATAAGAATTATCCATTGCGCCCCAAGGCGGATTGGTGGCTATGTAATCAAATTTTTTTCCAAAAATTTCTTGCTGAGAAAAAAGTGAATTCCCTTGTAAAAAATCAAGATGATAAATTTGCGGAATAAATTCAAAATTTTTGTATTTGAGTAATAAATTTATTTTTGCAATAAGTACGGCGATTTTATCTTGATCGCATCCAAAAATTAAATTCGGATTTTGCACATTGATATTTAATAAAAATGCGCCACTTCCACAACAAGGATCCAAAAAAGTTTGATTTTTTGAAAAATCAAATTCTCGAATCATATTTTCAACAATTGATTTTGGCGTGTAATACGAACCGATAATATTCTTTTTGCCTTCTTGCAAATAAGACTGATAAACTAATCCCAAAATATCAAATTCATTTTTTGGAATCTGAATTTTATTTAAGGCTGTTATCGGTTTAATTTCATTGTAATCATGAAGAACTTTTTGAATATGCTCTTGTGAAAATAGATTAGCGTCTTTGAGAAGTGTTTCTGCCATTGTATAAATCACAGCAAAAATATCCCAGTGATTTTCATCAATCAAATCTAAAAGCGATTGTAAAAATGAGATGTTTTCTGAATGAGAAATATATTCGACTGGAAGAATTCTTTTTGATGATTTCCGTTTATTGGCTCGAGTCGTTAAACGGGATTCTAAGTGGGTGTTTAATCTCTTCCAATTTCTCGCTGTGGCATTTGAAATTTTAAAAGAGCCTGCATGAAAAAAAGTCGCCGACTCTACTTCGTTCGAATTTTCGCTAGTGTTGAAATCGTCCATCATCGTTATCTAATATAAATAATTGAAGAACATCTTGGTCTTTTTCTGCGAAAAATGGCTGTCATTTTGCACGTAGCATCTATTAAATTTCCTAATAATTCTATTTAAATTATTCGTTTTACTTATTTAGCAATTTAGCTTATATTTTAGGCGAAAAAGAAGAAAATAAAAAATCAAGAATGAAAAATGAAACAATGTGATATACAAAAATCCATGCCTTCTTTCTTTTTGTTGATTTTGGGCGCGTGCCTTTTATTTGGCGCATCAATTGGAATCCGCATGAATTATGGGATTCTTTTGAATGCATACGCATCGCAAGGAAATGTTCCTTACGATCAAATTAGTTTGGTCATTGCCGTGGGCGAACTCATTTACGGCATTTCGCAGCCGATTTTTGGAATCCTTGCGATGAAAAAATCCAACGCATTCATTTTAAAAATCGGGCTTTGTTTACTTGCCGCAGGATTTTTAAGTTCATCGGTGAT
The window above is part of the Hallerella porci genome. Proteins encoded here:
- a CDS encoding LysR family transcriptional regulator — its product is MLRYLALQKILELGSFSKAAYALYHTQSSISQMIASLESELGIKLLMRSRNGVKLTHEGEELYPYIERSILQYRAMQEKANEIKGLETGIIRVGTISSITCHWKPKLIKGFQEKYPKVQFLFHQGDYSLISEWIKNGEVDFGFVSPEAVSAIQEIRDLEMRIVKEGEMLAVLPKNHPFAKQKKCAARRTYKIAFYFTRRRKI
- a CDS encoding TaqI-like C-terminal specificity domain-containing protein gives rise to the protein MMDDFNTSENSNEVESATFFHAGSFKISNATARNWKRLNTHLESRLTTRANKRKSSKRILPVEYISHSENISFLQSLLDLIDENHWDIFAVIYTMAETLLKDANLFSQEHIQKVLHDYNEIKPITALNKIQIPKNEFDILGLVYQSYLQEGKKNIIGSYYTPKSIVENMIREFDFSKNQTFLDPCCGSGAFLLNINVQNPNLIFGCDQDKIAVLIAKINLLLKYKNFEFIPQIYHLDFLQGNSLFSQQEIFGKKFDYIATNPPWGAMDNSYCEEFEITSKETFSCFFVKAFSQLKKDGIIRFLFPEAILNVKVHQDIRKFILNHTCLSSITIYGNSFSGVVTKYVDIECKNTPAQETIEVFQNNEKRIVKVKTFTTTENYVFNLLSNFDAEIVCVAKEKGHYFLNDSIWALGIVTGGNHDKLKDEWFQGSEKIYTGKEIQAYLLKPAKKYIIYNRGELQQVAKDEIYRAKEKIVYKFISKKLVFAYDNSQSLFLNSANILIPNVPHMSIKTVMAFLNSSLFQFLYLKLFGGIKILKGNLMQLPFPEISEKDDKTLAKFVDEILNGNDSKISEIDNFIFAFYKLNQEQINYIKETVYGNFN